ACGTGCCTGAGATCGAGGCTTTCTCCAGCGGTTTAACTGTTGGAGAAGGCTTGCCCCTAGCATTCGATCCGGGCACTACGCACCTCGGAGTGCTGTGCGAGAGCAGGCACTCTGTCGCGGGACTTACCAACCAAACGCCGCCGGCAACCCAGTGCGTGCCGGCGGCGTTGTTTTTTGGCGCCACGGCCGCCGCCCCGCTTGATCGCCAGGCCAGAAATTTGCGCGAGTTGGCGACCGATGTATAATTCGAGCTTACGGCACAATCTACCCGTGCGCGTCGAACAACGCCGGTTCTTGATGTCTGCCGGCCTATTCGACTGAATCGCTATGGATGGGCTGATTGGTCGACGGCGAGCGCGGGCATGTCCGGCGATTGTTGTGCCGTGGTGGCGGCTGGGGAAGAGGATTTCAACACCGCGCGTCCGGCCGAATCGGAACCGGTCGTGACGGCTCCCGGTGCGAGCCCAATGGTCACCACGAGCAGGGCAGCGAGAATGCCGGCCGCCAGGGCACCGATGCCCCCCTCGGCCGCCAACACGCCGCGCGGCTGACGGAAGTACACCGCGCTGATGATGCGCAGGTAATAGGCCGCCGCGATGGCGGCGTTGACGACACCCAGCACGGCGATGCCGATGAACCAGAGTCGAAGATCGACCGCCTCGCCCGGCACAGCTTCGATGCCGATCGCCCCGCGAAAGAGAGCCAGCTTGCCCCAGAAGCCCGCCATGGGCGGAATACCCGCCAGGCTGAACATGAAGATCGCCAGGGCGAGCCCCGCGAAGGGATGCGTCTGTCCGAGCCCGGCGAGATCGTCGACCGAATCGACCTGGCGCTGGCGCTCGCCCAGATAGGCAAGCACGGCGAACGTGCCCGCGGTGGCAATCGCGTAGACCGCCAGATACAGCAGCGCCGCGCCGAAGCCTTGGATTTTGTCTGCTTCGACCGCGGCGCCACCGGCAAAGGCCACGGCCAGGCCGATCAACATGTAACCGGCGTGTGCGATTGACGAGTAGGCCAGCATGCGGCGGACGTTGTCTTGCCACAGGGCCACGACGTTGCCCAACGTCATCGTCATGGCCGAGAGCACCAGGGCCAGTTGCCAGCCCAGCTCCGACAGCCCCGGCATCGCCATGGCGGCGATGCGCACGAGCGCCACGATGCCCGCGATCTTCGGCACGACCGAAAGCAGGCCGGCGTTGGCGCTGGTGGTCCCTTGGTAGACATCCGGGGCGTAGAAATGGAACGGCACGGCGGCGATCTTGAAGCCCAGCCCCGCAAAGACCAGCACCAACCCCAGGCCGGCCAGCCGGGCAAAGCCCACCAGCTCGGGCTGCGGATTGGCCAGCGTGGCGGCAATCTCCGGCATGCGGGTCGAGCCCCCCACGCCGTACAAGAAGCTGAATCCATACAGCATCAGGGCCGAGGCCAGAATGCTGAGGAAGAAATACTTCACCGAGGCCTCGCGAGCGCCGTCGTCGCCACGTCCCAGGTAAAGCAGCAGGTAAGTGGGAATGGAGACCAGCTCGAGCCCGACGAACAGCAGCACCAGTTCGCGCGTGCCAGCCACGAGCATCATGCCGACGAGCGTCATGAGGGTCGAACCGATACGTTCGGCGGCGTGCTCGTCATCATCGCCACCCGACATGAGCAACACGAAGAGCAGGCCGACAACCAACACCAGCCAACGCACGTAGTTCGAGAACGCATCGGAATAGAGGGGGCCGACGTCGACGGCGCCCCCCTTGGCGCCCCACAGGGCTGCGGCCGTGGCGAGCAAACCACCCGCGGCCACCCAGCTCCACACCGCCGTGCCACGCACGATCGAACCGCCGATGTAGATCAGCGTGGCGACCGCCAGCAGCGTGATCTCCGGCAGGAGATAGAGGATCGTGGCGTTCGAAAGATAAGCCGGTTCAGTGGGCACGGGCGACCTCCTCTCGCACACTTTCGCGTCGAGCTGGTGTCTCTGCCACCGGCAGGGGATCCTCGGCACGCATGGCACGCTGTGCCGGCGCCGCGAGATCGTCGAGCGTCGTAGCCATCGGATCGAGGAAGAACTTCGGATAGAGACCAATCCAGAAGACGAACAGGGCCAACGGCGCGAGCGCCGCGATTTCGTGCAGCGACATGTCGCGGATGGGCCCCTGATGCGAGCCGTGGTGGCCCCCTTCGTGCAAGGGACCGAAGAAGACACGTTTCACCAGCCAGAGCATGTACCACGCCCCCAGCACGACGCCCGTCAACGCGAGGACCGACATCAGCTTGAGGTGGAATTCGATCTGCACGGGAGCGTCGGTCCAGGCCCGCTGGAACATGCCGATCAACAGCAGAAACTCGCCGGCAAAGCCGTTCAGGCCCGGCAGTCCGATGCTCGACATCGTGAACAACACCATGAAGAAGGCCAGCAGCGGCGTGCGCCGCGCGAGGCCCCCCAGGTCGCTGATCTGGCGGGTATGGTAGCGCTCGTAGAGCATGCCCACGATGGCGAACAAGCCGCCGGTCGAAATGCCGTGGCTCACGAGCTGCAAGACTCCCCCCTGCACGCCCAGCCGATTGAGCGAAAAGAGCCCCAGCATGCAGAAGCCCAGGTGGCTGACGCTGCTGTAGGCAATCAACTTCTTCATGTCGGTCTGGACCAGAGCGACGAGTGCCCCATAGATGACGCCCGCGACGGAGAGCCACATGATCCAGGGCATCGCCACGGCGGCGGCGTTGGGCAGCATCGGCAGACTGAAGCGGAAGAAACCGTAGGCGCCGATCTTCAGCAACACGCCCGCCAACTCGACGCTGCCGGCCGTCGGCGCCTGCACGTGCGCCAGCGGCAGCCACGTGTGGAGCGGGAACAACGGCACCTTGATCGCGAATCCGGCGAACAACGCCAGGAAGATCCAGAACTGCGTATCAGGATCGATCGGGTGCTGCGCCAGTTGCGACGTCAGCTCGGGTATCGAGAAGGTCATCAGGCGCGGCTCGCTGTGGTAGTAGACCCACATCACGATTGCCAGCAGTCCGAGGAACGAGATGACGCTGCCGAAGAGCGTATAGAGGAAGAACTTGATCGCGGCGAAGCGGCGATCCTCGTGCCCCCAGACACCGATCAGGAAGAAGATCGGAATCAGCGTGAATTCGAAGAAGATGTAGAACAGGATGATGTCCTGCGCGGCGAAGACCCCCATGCTGCCCGTCTCGAGCAGGAGCATCAGCGCGTAGAACGCGCCCGCGCGATCGTTGATGGCGTCCCAGCTCACGAGCACGGCGGGCAGCATCAAGAGCGCCGTCAGCCCGAAGAGCCATACGCTCAGCCCGTCGAGCCCCACGGCAAAGCGAATATCGAGGCCCGATTGTGACGTGCCGAGCCAGTTCCAGCCCAGGCCATAGTCGACGGTGCCGCCGCCGGCCGCGAGATACTCGGAGATGCAGAAGCCGGCCAACGCGAGCGTGATGAGGCTCGAGACGAGGGCCGTCGCGCGCACGACCTTGACCCCCGCTTCGGACAGCGCCCAGCAGGCCGCCGCGCCGACGACAGGCGAAAAGATCGTGATGACGAGCAGTGTGGCCATTATCGAAGCAGGGTTCCCAAGAGGACGAGCAGCCCCAAGACCATCGCCAGGGCGTAAAACTGCACGAGACCGGTCTGCAGCGAGCGGAAACCTGCCCCGATGGCAAGCGGAATCCGCGCCGACGAATCGACGATGCCGTCGATGATGCGCCGGTCGACCACCACGCTCAGCAGCGTGGCAATTGCCTTCAGCGGCCAGACGAACAGCACGTTATAGATCTCGTCGAGATAAAACTTGTGGTAGGAGAGTTGGTACAAGCCCAGGCGTCGCATGAGTACGGCCACGACCGAGGCCTCGGTCGTGCGTCCCAGGTACAGGAACGCGGCAATGCCCACCCCCGATACGGCAACCAGCGTGCTGACCAGCGCGATGTCGAAGTGGAATTCGCCGGCGGGACCGGTCGCTCGTAGCGGGGCATAAGCCAGCGAGGGGGTCATACCCAGCAAGTGGACGAAACCGTGCGTCCACTCGAAGTACCAACCCACGCCAAAGGCAAACACCGCCAGAATCGCTAGCGGCGCCCACATCACGGGGGGCGATTCATGCGCGTGATGGCCCGCCTCTTCCGGCACCTCGAGCGGACCGAAGAAGGTCAGGAAGTACGCGCGGAACGTGTAGAGCGCGGTCATGAAGGCGGTGGCCAGGGCGGCCCAGTAGAGCCAGCCGTAGAGCCAGGCGTAGTTCGCGCTGTGATGGGCCTGCTCGTGCGTGGCGGCAATGATCGCGTCCTTGCTCCAGAAGCCGGCAAAGGGGATGACACCCGCCAGGGCCAACCCGCCGACGAGGAACGTCCAATGGGTCCAGGGCATGAGTCGCCGCAGGCCGCTGAAGCGGCGCATGTCGATCACGCCCCCCATGGCATGCATGACGCTGCCGGCCCCGAGGAACAAGAGCGCCTTGAAGAAGGCGTGCGTGAACAAGTGGAACATGCCTGCCGTGATGCCGGCCAGCGTGCCCGTGCCGAGCCCGAGGAACATGTAGCCCAACTGGCTCACGGTCGAATAGGCGAGCACGCGCTTGAGATCGGTTTGCGTCAGGGCGATGATGCCCCCCAGCGTCAGGGTGATGCCGCCGATGAGGGCGACGATCGCCTGCGCCTCGGGCGCGGCCAGGAACAAGGGCGAGCAGCGCGTCACCATGTACACGCCGGCGGTGACCATCGTCGCCGCGTGAATCAAGGCGCTTACGGGGGTGGGGCCTTCCATGGCGTCGGGCAGCCACACGTGCAAGGGAAACTGCGCACTCTTGCCGCAGGCACCGAGCAGCAGGAACAGGCAGATGGCCAGGCCGATCGTGCCGCCGACAAAATTGCCCTCGGCCAGGCGCGACTGCCCCAGCACGCCCGCGGTTTGCACGACGCCATCGACCGTCACGTCGTGGAAGTTGAGCGTGCCGTAGGTGGTCCAGATGAGAAACACGCCCAGGGCGAACCCGAAGTCGCCGACGCGGTTGACGAGAAAGGCCTTCATGCCGGCCGCGGCGGCGGCGGGTTTTTCATACCAGAAACCGACGAGCAAGTAGCTGCACACCCCCACGGCTTCCCAGAAGACATACAGCAGCAGGAAGTTGCTCGACGAGACGAGCATCGTCATCGAGAAGACGAACAGAGGCACGTAGGTAAAGAATCGCCAGTAGCCGGGATCGTCGTGCATGTAGCCGATCGAGTAGATCACGACCAGCGAGGCGATGAAGGTGACCGTCGCCAGCATGATCGACGTGAGCGGATCGGCCCGCAGCGCGACCGTAATGTCGAAATTGAGCGGTTTTTCCGGGCGTGGGACGGGCAGGTTGGGATCGGCCTGGGCCGCCGCGGCTTGGGCGGAGTCTTCGAGAGCTTCGGCCGGAATGCCCCCGCCATCGTATGCGCCGACCACGTCGGCCCAGGTCCAGAGGACGTGGACTTCTTCGTAGCCGATGCCGACGTGCGCCTGTTCGGCCTCGTGGGCGGCGTGCGAGACGTGCCACAGCAGCATCAAGCTGAGCACGCAGGAGGTGGGCACGGCCAACAGCGCCGGCCAGTGGCTGCGCGAACCGAGCACGGGGCGGCCCAGCAGGGCCGTCAGGATCGCGGCTGCCAAAGGAAGCGCCGGAATCAACGTGAGCAGCGTGGCGGCGTCAAACATGGGTGCGGTGGTACTCGTCCCGTTCGCTGTGTTGCGGCTCGACGCCCGCGGGCGTGAGCTTGGGCCAGTGTTTTTCGTCTGCTTCGAGCTCTTCCGGAATCTCGTGGTCGACGTATGCCGGCAACGACGATTCGCGCAGGTTCTGCCACACGACGATGTCGAGCTTGCCGCTGCGGCGATAGAGCGTGAGCACCAGGGCCAGCGCGATGGCGGCCTCGCAGGCGGCGACCGTGAGGATGAAGATGGTGAGGATCTGGCCTCCCCAGTTGTTGTGGAAGCGTCCCCAGGCCACCAGGCTCACCGAGATGGCCTGCAGCATCATCTCGGCCGAGAGAAACATGACGATCATGTTGCGGCGGCTGAGGAATCCGACGAGGCCCAGGCCAAACAAGATGGCCCCGACCGCCAGATAGCCGCGCAGGAGTGCGGTTTCATCCATGGAAGTCGTGAGCCCTTTCCGCGCGACGCGACGACTCGTCGAGTCCGACAATCGATACGGCCGCCACGAGCGCGACGAGCAGCAGCGTGCCGGCCACCTCGATGGCGATCAGATATTCGCTGAACAAGTGAGCTCCGAGATGAGCCACGTGCTCGGTGTTGAGAATGTCCTTTTCGAGTGCCTCGGCCGACGGCGGCTGCAGCTTCGGCGCGTCGGGCGACGTGGTGAAGGCCTTCATCAGCGTGATCGACAAGATGCCGACCATCACGGCCCCGGCCGTCGCCGAGAGGAACGCCTCCCAGCTCACGCGGTCGTAGTAGGCGTGTCCCTTGGGATTCGCCAGCATGAGCACGAACAGGAAGGTCACCAAAATCGCGCCGGCATAGACCACCACGGTGGCCAAGGCCAGGAACTGCGCCCCCTGGAACAGGAACAGCGCCGCCGTGCCCAGCAAGGTCAGCGCGAACCAGATGGCCGAATAGACGGGATTGCGGAACGTGATCGTGCAGGCGGCGGAAATCACCGTCACGGCGGCGAGGATCAGGAAGACCGCTTCCGAGAACCACTCGTCGCTCCCCACCGGCACCAGTTGCGACCCGTAGACCACGCCGGCGAGGGCCGCCAACAAGGCGCCCAGGCGGCGTCCGCCGGCGTTGCCACGCGGCAACATGAGCCACATGCCGAGGCCCCCCAGCACCGTGGCCAGCAGCAACGTCGCCTGGGGGCCGTGCGAGACGATCCATGCGCCCGGCGCACCGAGCGAGCCAAGCTTGTCGGTCAACCAGTTCACGGAGTCGTTCCTCCGCGATGGCTGGGCATCGGTTCGGCGTCTTTGGTCTGATCGTAGACGCTCAACAGCTTTTCCTTGTCGAAGACCATCTCTTCGCGGCTGCGGCCCGTCAGGTCGAAGAGACTGGTCAACTCGATCGCTTCGACCGGGCAGGCCTCTTCGCACATGCCGCAGAAGATACACCGCAGCTCGTCGATGACGAAGCTCTCGGGATACTTCTCGCGATCGGGCCAGGGGCTGGGCGCGGCGATGATGTCGATGCAGTGCGCCGGGCAGGCCGTGGCGCACAGGAAGCACGCCACGCACTTCACGCGGCCGGCGTCATCCTTGTTCAGGCGATGCACGCCGCGATAGATGAGGGGATTGCCGATCTTGGGACGCTCTTCCGGAAAGCTCACCGTCTGCTTCGGGCTGACCAGATGGCGCGTCGTGGTGGTCAGCCCCTGCACGACGAGGGGCAGGTACATGCGGCCCGTCAGCCCCAGGCGAGGCTCTTCGATCCAGCGGATATTGGGGTCGGTTGGTTTCATGAAACGTCGTGGTGTGACCGGGGCGAAAAAATGCGTTTAGGCGGCGTCCATGCGCGGTCGGTTGTCCCCCGACAGGGGCGCGATCCAGGCGGCCGCCAGGCAGGCAAGCAGCGTAGCGATCCACATGCCGGCAATCAGGAAGGCGCGTCCCCACGTGGCGGTGATGTCTTCGCCATACTCGACGAGAGAGGCCATGAGAACGAGATTCACCATGCCCAACGGCAGCATCACCTTCCAGGCGAGCGCCATGAGTTGATCGAAGCGGAAGCGGGGCCAACTCCAACGCACCATCATCATGAAGACGATCGTGGCGAGCACCTTGACCACCAGCACGACGACGCGCAAGATCGCGGTCCCCCATCCGATCTCGTCGCTCGAGCCGGTCAGGCCCCAGAAGTGCCAGCCGCCAAAGAAGAGGATCACGATCAAGAAGGCCGCCGTCACCATGTGCAGGAACTCGGCGATGAGGTACAGCAACAGCGGCATGCCCGAATACTCGGTGTGATAGCCGCCGATCAATTCCTGCTCGGCCTCGGGCAGGTCGAACGGCAGGCGGGCGCTTTCGGCGAAGGCCGCGATCAGAAACACCAGAAAGCCGAGCGGTTGCACGAGGACGTTCCACAGACCGCTCGTGGCCTGCGAGGTGATGATCGTGTCGAGCCGCAACGAGCCGGCCGCCAGCACCACGCCCAGGATGCCCAGGCCGAGCGGAATCTCGTAGGCGATCAATTGCGCGCTCGAGCGCAGGCCGCCGAGAAAGCTGTACTTGTTGTTGCTGGCCCAGCCTCCCAGGATCACGCCATACACGGCGAGACTCGACAGGGCAAAGACGTAGATCATGCCCACGTCGATACCGGGCGCGACGACCAGGCGAATCGGTCCGCCATCAGGTTGCGGGAACCCCAGGTCCGAAGGGAGCACGCTGCCGAAGGGAATGACGGCGAACGTGGCCAGCGCCGCCGCGAGAATCGAAATCGGCGCGACGATATACAGCACCTTGTCGACGTGCGAAGGCGTGTAGACTTCTTTGAAGATGAATTTCAGACCGTCGGCCAGCGGCTGTCCGAGGCCGAACATCTTGATCTTGGTCAGCGGGATGCCGACTCGGTTTGGACCGAGACGGTCTTGCACCCAGGCGGCGATCCAGCGCTCGAGCAGCACGAGATACGCCGCGGCGGTCATGAGCGCGAAGCACAGCAGGACGATCTTTACCAGTGCTTCAACGACGATGGCAGTCATGGGGGGTAGCTCAATCCTTGGGCTGGCCGATCACGTAGTCGTGGTCGCCGGGGTCGTCTCGCTCAGGGCCACCCCTTGGGGCGACACCGGGCCGGCGGCCAGGGCGAAGTAGGGAATCGTCGCGGCGATTTCATCCAGCACGGTGCGCGACCGGTACAGGCCTGCGCGCCCGAGCAAACGCCACAACACCGAGCCATCGGTGCGCACGCCCGCGGGCGAACGAATGGCCCAGGGGACCGATTGCAAGCGGTCGGCGCAATTCACGTAGGAGCCTTCGCGTTCGGGAAAGGCAGGGCCGGGCAGTTGATAATCAGCCACCTCCGTTACCGGCGAGGCGAACAAGTCCTGCACGACCAGCAGCTTGCCCGACGAGAGCGCCTGCGCCGCGGCCGCGTCGAACGTGTCGGTCTTGTAACCGCCGCTGACCCAGACGCCGCCGATCAATCCGGCAGCGACGTCGCTCTGCACGGCCTCGTAAACTTCCGACTCGCAGCCGAAGTGCTTGACGATTTCTTCCACGCCGCGGCGATTCGGACACTTCTCGGCGCGGATCGTGAAACCGTTGGGGAACGTCTCGTCCGTACCTTCGACGGGCACGGGACCGACGACCAGCCGCGCGGCGGGATCGATCTGGCGGATATACGTGGCGAGCAGATACGCTTCTTCCACCGTGAGGTGGGGCGAAATCACCGCCGCCAGCGGACCAGCCCCCTGCAAACGCGCAGGCAATTCGCTGAAGACCTGTTCCCACTCGATCGCGGTGGCGCCGCTGGCATCGCGCCGCACGGCGCCGACCAGGCGCTTCGTGCTGTGGACGTGGTGGTAGCCGTAGCGTCCCTCGTCGCACATCCACCACTGGTTGATGCGGGGATTCTCGCGCGGCTTCAAGCGGTAGACCGTGTCCTGATTCTCCTCGACCGAGATCGAGCACCCCGTGGAGCAGCCGGTGCAGACGCCGTCGTGCTTCTCCATGAACCAGACGCGTTGCTCGTAGAGGAAATCTTTATCCCCCAGCGCGCCGACCGGGCACAAATCCACGACGTTGCCCGACATGCGGTTATCGAGCGGATGTCCTGGGAAGACGTCAATTTCGTCGTGGCTGCCGCGGTCGATGACCATCAACTCCGACGTGCCGGTGATCTCGCGGGTGAAGCGGACGCAACGGGTACACATGACGCAACGATCAGCAAACAGCGTGACCGTGGGGCCGACGTCGCGCTTCTTGCTGGTGAAGGGGCGGATATCGGCGCGGCGTTGGGCCTGTCCGTGCTCGAAGAAGTAGTCCTGCAGGTGGCACTCCCCCGCCTTGTCGCAGATGGGGCAGTCGATGGGGTGATCCATCAACAGCGCCTCTTCGACAAAGGCCCGGCTGTGCTTCACGCGGTCGGAGTTCGTCACGAAGACGGTGTTGTCTTTGGCGGGGGTCTGGCAGGCGGGAACGAGCTTCGGCACGACCGTGATTTCGCCCGTGTCGGGATTGCGCGTGCCACTTTCGACCAGGCACATGCGGCAACTGGCCACGACCGAGAGGCCCGCGTGCCAGCAATAGTGCGGAATCTCGATGCCGGCGCGGCGCGCGACCTCAATGCCGTTGAGGTGTTCGTCGTCGCCGATCGCGACCTCGATCCCGTCTACGATTACCGTGCCCATGTCGTGCCGTCTTTCGGACGGTTTCCTTAGTGCAAACTGACCACCTGGAGCGCCGGGACCGGATCGGTCACCAGGTAGCCGGTGGGATTCGTACGCTTGATATAGTCTTCGAACTCGTCGCGGAACTTGCGAATGGCATTCTTGATCGGCCAGGCGGCGCCGTCGGCGAGGCCGCAGATCGTCGTGCCGGGGATGATGCCGATCGTGTCGCCGATTTCGAGCAACAGATCGAGATCGCGCAAGCGCCCCTTGCCCGCCTTGATCCGCGCTAGCATGCGCACGCTCCACTCCGTGCCTTCGCGGCAGGGGGTGCATTGTCCGCAACTCTCGTGGGCGAAGAAGCGGCAACTGTTGTAGAGGAAGTCGACCATGCTGACCGTCTCGTCCATGACGACGACGGCGGCCGTGCCGAGCCCCAGGCAGCCGACCTTGCCCGGTCCGGCAAAATCGAGGGGTGTGTCGAGTTCGGCCTCGGTCAACAGCCCCATGCTGATGCCGCCGGGGATGGCGGCCTTCGCGCGGCGTCCCTTCCAGACGCCGCCGCCGTACTCGTCGATCAATTGGCGGCAGGTGATGCCCAGCGGCGCCTCGTAGCAGCCGGGGCGTTCGACGTGACCGCTCAGGCAGTAGAGCTTCGGCCCGTAGCTGCCGGGATCGCGCGAGTTCTTCGGATCGGCCGGCACGCCGATCGACTTGAACCAGTCGACGCCGCGCTGGGCGATCTGCTTCACGCAGCAGACCGTCTCGATATTGTTCACCACCGTCGGCTTGCGGAAGACCCCTTCGACCGCCGGGAAAGGCGGCTTGATGCGCGGCCAGGCCCGCTTGCCCTCGAGGCTTTCGATCAGCCCGGTCTCTTCGCCGCAGATATAGGCGGCCGCCCCACGGTGCAGATAGATATCGAGGGAGAAGTCGGAGCCTTGGATGTTTTTGCCGAGATAGCCGGCGGCGTAGGCCTCGTCGATCGCCCCCTGCAGACGTTCGTACGACAGCGGGTACTCGTACCGCAGATAGATATAGGCGGTCGTGGCGCGCGTGGCGAACGAACTGAGAATGATGCCTTCGATCACCTGATGGGGGTCTTCTTCCATCAGCACGCGATTGTTGAACGTGCCCGGCTCGCTCTCGTCGGCGTTGATGCACATGTAGATCGGGCCGGGGTGTCCCTTCGGCAGGAAGGTCCACTTGAGCCCGGTGGGGAAACCGGCGCCGCCGCGCCCGCGCAGATTGCTCGACTTCACCAGTTCGGTGAAGGCCACAGGGTCCATCTCGGCCAGCACGCGGCGCAGCGCCTGATAGCCGCCGGTCGATTCGTAGACCGACAGCCGATGGCTGTTCTCGCGATCGATGTTCGCCAGCAGTACTGGCTCGAAGCGTGCCACGCGCGATTACTCCAACGCCGCGAGAAACTCGTCGGCCGATTCCGGGGTGAGATTCTTGTGCAACGTGCGACCGGCGAGCATGCAGGGAGCAAACTCGCAGGCGCCCAGGCATTCGCCAAACTCGAGCGTCAGCTTGCCGTCGGCCGTGGTTTGGCCCGGCTGCACCCCCGCCTGATGGCAAAGATGTTCGAGGATCTCCTCGCCGCCACGCAGCGCACAACTGATCGAGCGACAGACCCAGGCCCGCGTCCGACCGTGCGGCTGGTCTTGCTTGAAGAAGCCGTAGAACGTCAGCGTGTCCTGCACCTCGGCCGGGGCGAGGCCGAGCAGTTCGGCCACTTCTTCCACCGCCCGTAGCGGCACGTAGCGCAAGTGCTCGTTCACGATGTGCAACGCCGGCAGGGTCACTGCCCGCCGCGTCGGATAGCGCGGGAAGTACGCCTTGATCTCGGCGATCATCTCATCGGTCAGGATGCGGGATTCGTTCGGCATCGGTTACGGACTCTTGTAGGTCAGGTACGGGCGTACCTGACAACCTTCGATACAAGCCTGTTCTTGGTCTATCGATCCAACTCGGCGGCAATGATGTTCAAGCTGCCCAACACGGCGACCACATCCGACAGGGTGTGACCGCGGATCAGATGCGGGAACACGGCGAAGTGGATGTAAGAAGGGGGGCGGCAACGGGCGCGGTAGGCGATATCGCGGCCATCCCCCACGACGTAGAAGCCCAACTCGCCGTTCGGGCTCTCGATCGCCGCGTACGATTCTTCGTGGGGCGTCTCGAAGCCGCGATTGCTCATCTTCAACTCGAAGTGCGAGATCAACCCTTCGATAGTCGAATAGACCATGCGCTTGTCGGGAATGATCGTGCGCTGCTCGTTCCCCACATTGATCGGACCGGCCGGCAGATTCTCGATCGCCTGCTCGACGATCTTCAAACTCTCGCGCATCTCGGCCATGCGCACGAGATAACGGGCAAAGCAATCTCCCGTCGTCGCGGCGCACACCTGGAAGTCGAAATCCGGGTAGGCCAGATAGGGCTCGTCCTTGCGCAGGTCGCGAGCCACGCCGCTCGCTCGCAAAATGGGGCCCGTGCAACTGCGCGAGAGGGCCTCCTCTTTCGTCAGGATACCCACCCCCTTCGTACGATCGACGAAGATGCGATTGCGATTGAGCAGTCGCTCCATGTCGTCGAGCGTGCGAGGAAACTCGCGCACGAAGCGCCGCACTTGTTCGATGAACAGCGGCGTGGCATCGTGCAGCAAGCCGCCGACGCGGGTGTAGCTCGTCGTGAAGCGGGCTCCGCACAGCGTCTCGAACGCCTCGTAGAGCGTCTCGCGCTGGTTGAACGCGTAGAGGAAGAACGTGAACGCGCCGGTATCGAGTCCCACGGCCCCGTTGCACAACAGGTGGTCGCTGATACGGGCCAACTCGGCGATGATCGTGCGAATATACTTGCAGCGTGGCGTGATCTCGAGCCCCAGC
This genomic stretch from Pirellulales bacterium harbors:
- a CDS encoding NADH-quinone oxidoreductase subunit N, which produces MPTEPAYLSNATILYLLPEITLLAVATLIYIGGSIVRGTAVWSWVAAGGLLATAAALWGAKGGAVDVGPLYSDAFSNYVRWLVLVVGLLFVLLMSGGDDDEHAAERIGSTLMTLVGMMLVAGTRELVLLFVGLELVSIPTYLLLYLGRGDDGAREASVKYFFLSILASALMLYGFSFLYGVGGSTRMPEIAATLANPQPELVGFARLAGLGLVLVFAGLGFKIAAVPFHFYAPDVYQGTTSANAGLLSVVPKIAGIVALVRIAAMAMPGLSELGWQLALVLSAMTMTLGNVVALWQDNVRRMLAYSSIAHAGYMLIGLAVAFAGGAAVEADKIQGFGAALLYLAVYAIATAGTFAVLAYLGERQRQVDSVDDLAGLGQTHPFAGLALAIFMFSLAGIPPMAGFWGKLALFRGAIGIEAVPGEAVDLRLWFIGIAVLGVVNAAIAAAYYLRIISAVYFRQPRGVLAAEGGIGALAAGILAALLVVTIGLAPGAVTTGSDSAGRAVLKSSSPAATTAQQSPDMPALAVDQSAHP
- a CDS encoding NADH-quinone oxidoreductase subunit M codes for the protein MATLLVITIFSPVVGAAACWALSEAGVKVVRATALVSSLITLALAGFCISEYLAAGGGTVDYGLGWNWLGTSQSGLDIRFAVGLDGLSVWLFGLTALLMLPAVLVSWDAINDRAGAFYALMLLLETGSMGVFAAQDIILFYIFFEFTLIPIFFLIGVWGHEDRRFAAIKFFLYTLFGSVISFLGLLAIVMWVYYHSEPRLMTFSIPELTSQLAQHPIDPDTQFWIFLALFAGFAIKVPLFPLHTWLPLAHVQAPTAGSVELAGVLLKIGAYGFFRFSLPMLPNAAAVAMPWIMWLSVAGVIYGALVALVQTDMKKLIAYSSVSHLGFCMLGLFSLNRLGVQGGVLQLVSHGISTGGLFAIVGMLYERYHTRQISDLGGLARRTPLLAFFMVLFTMSSIGLPGLNGFAGEFLLLIGMFQRAWTDAPVQIEFHLKLMSVLALTGVVLGAWYMLWLVKRVFFGPLHEGGHHGSHQGPIRDMSLHEIAALAPLALFVFWIGLYPKFFLDPMATTLDDLAAPAQRAMRAEDPLPVAETPARRESVREEVARAH
- the nuoL gene encoding NADH-quinone oxidoreductase subunit L, giving the protein MFDAATLLTLIPALPLAAAILTALLGRPVLGSRSHWPALLAVPTSCVLSLMLLWHVSHAAHEAEQAHVGIGYEEVHVLWTWADVVGAYDGGGIPAEALEDSAQAAAAQADPNLPVPRPEKPLNFDITVALRADPLTSIMLATVTFIASLVVIYSIGYMHDDPGYWRFFTYVPLFVFSMTMLVSSSNFLLLYVFWEAVGVCSYLLVGFWYEKPAAAAAGMKAFLVNRVGDFGFALGVFLIWTTYGTLNFHDVTVDGVVQTAGVLGQSRLAEGNFVGGTIGLAICLFLLLGACGKSAQFPLHVWLPDAMEGPTPVSALIHAATMVTAGVYMVTRCSPLFLAAPEAQAIVALIGGITLTLGGIIALTQTDLKRVLAYSTVSQLGYMFLGLGTGTLAGITAGMFHLFTHAFFKALLFLGAGSVMHAMGGVIDMRRFSGLRRLMPWTHWTFLVGGLALAGVIPFAGFWSKDAIIAATHEQAHHSANYAWLYGWLYWAALATAFMTALYTFRAYFLTFFGPLEVPEEAGHHAHESPPVMWAPLAILAVFAFGVGWYFEWTHGFVHLLGMTPSLAYAPLRATGPAGEFHFDIALVSTLVAVSGVGIAAFLYLGRTTEASVVAVLMRRLGLYQLSYHKFYLDEIYNVLFVWPLKAIATLLSVVVDRRIIDGIVDSSARIPLAIGAGFRSLQTGLVQFYALAMVLGLLVLLGTLLR
- the nuoK gene encoding NADH-quinone oxidoreductase subunit NuoK codes for the protein MDETALLRGYLAVGAILFGLGLVGFLSRRNMIVMFLSAEMMLQAISVSLVAWGRFHNNWGGQILTIFILTVAACEAAIALALVLTLYRRSGKLDIVVWQNLRESSLPAYVDHEIPEELEADEKHWPKLTPAGVEPQHSERDEYHRTHV
- a CDS encoding NADH-quinone oxidoreductase subunit J, producing MNWLTDKLGSLGAPGAWIVSHGPQATLLLATVLGGLGMWLMLPRGNAGGRRLGALLAALAGVVYGSQLVPVGSDEWFSEAVFLILAAVTVISAACTITFRNPVYSAIWFALTLLGTAALFLFQGAQFLALATVVVYAGAILVTFLFVLMLANPKGHAYYDRVSWEAFLSATAGAVMVGILSITLMKAFTTSPDAPKLQPPSAEALEKDILNTEHVAHLGAHLFSEYLIAIEVAGTLLLVALVAAVSIVGLDESSRRAERAHDFHG
- a CDS encoding NADH-quinone oxidoreductase subunit I — translated: MKPTDPNIRWIEEPRLGLTGRMYLPLVVQGLTTTTRHLVSPKQTVSFPEERPKIGNPLIYRGVHRLNKDDAGRVKCVACFLCATACPAHCIDIIAAPSPWPDREKYPESFVIDELRCIFCGMCEEACPVEAIELTSLFDLTGRSREEMVFDKEKLLSVYDQTKDAEPMPSHRGGTTP